The following are from one region of the Heterodontus francisci isolate sHetFra1 chromosome 34, sHetFra1.hap1, whole genome shotgun sequence genome:
- the LOC137348773 gene encoding probable G-protein coupled receptor 139, whose product MHGSVKGLVFAIYYPVLAAIGIPANLAVVVILSRGRCGLSRCITYYLVSMAVTDLLVMIIVVILNRIAGIYFPGSFLFLTPVCRLRSVVEYAIIDCSVWSTVAFTFDRFIAICCQKLKMTYCTEKIVARVIGIVFILSCLKNIGLYFIFEPLYTSNNVPWFCSIKLIFYTSPAWAAYDWFIRILTPCLPFILILLLNVLTVRYILVASQARRRLRAHSNGETQCDPEMEKRRKSIILLFCISGSFILLYLLRLLTFLYVRIANLSYFSGSNFNDSNFILEESGFMLQLLSSCVNPFIYAGTQEKFREELQNAVRYPLSQIVKLFK is encoded by the exons ATGCACGGATCGGTAAAAGGtctggtgtttgccatttactaCCCAGTCCTTGCAGCTATCGGGATTCCAG ctaacctggcagtggttgtgatcctgtcccgaggaagatgcggtctctccagatgtatcacttactacctggtgtccatggctgtgacggatctcctggtcatgatcatcgttgtgatattaaaccggattgctggtatttattttCCAGGCAGTTTTCTGTTCCTTACACCGGTATGCAGGCTCCGTTCTGTAGTAGAGTATGCGatcatagactgttctgtctggtcaacggtcgctttcacctttgatcgatttatagccatttgttgccagaagctgaaaatgacATACTGCACTGAGAAAATAGTGGCACGGGTGATAGGAATCGTGTTTATACTGAGCTGTTTAAAAAATATCGGCCTATATTTTATATTCGAACCTTTGTATACAAGTAACAATGTACCCTGGTTCTGCAGcataaaattaatattttatacGTCACCTGCTTGGGCTGCATATGACTGGTTtatccgcattttaaccccttgtctcccattcattctgattttactgctgaATGTTTTGACTGTCAGATACATTCTAGTGGCCAGTCaagcacgcaggagactccgggcccacAGCAATGGAGAAACACaatgtgacccagagatggagaagcggagaaagtctATCATTTTACTCTTCtgcatctcgggcagtttcatcctgttatatttgcTACGTCTTCTAACTTTTCTCTATGTTCGAATTGCAAACCTTAGTTATTTCTCCGGTTCTAATTTCAATGACTCAAATTTTATTCTGGAGGAAAGCGGTTttatgcttcagcttttgagttcTTGTGTTAATCcgtttatttatgcagggacccagGAGAAATTCAGAGAAGAGTTACAAAATGCGGTGAGATATCCACTGAGTCAAAttgttaaattatttaaatga